The following are from one region of the Mesorhizobium sp. B2-8-5 genome:
- a CDS encoding TRAP transporter small permease subunit, with translation MAGLLALSRTIDRINEFIGRWVSWLILLAILVSAGNAVIRKVFDTSSNAWLELQWYLFGGAFMLAAAYTLKQNDHIRIDIVYGMLSRRAQHWIDLLGHLFFLMPFVVLMVIYFVPYVSLSFRSGEMSTNAGGLIVWPAKAILLVGFFLLALQGVSEIIKKIAIMRGDMDDPNPFVSAHDQAKLEAEALAEEAKAIAGEVRP, from the coding sequence ATGGCAGGGCTGCTCGCTCTATCCAGGACGATCGACCGCATCAACGAGTTCATCGGCCGCTGGGTCTCCTGGCTGATCCTGCTCGCGATCCTGGTGAGCGCCGGCAATGCCGTCATCCGTAAGGTGTTCGACACGTCCTCCAACGCGTGGCTGGAGTTGCAGTGGTACCTGTTCGGCGGCGCCTTCATGCTGGCCGCCGCCTACACGCTGAAGCAGAACGACCATATCCGCATCGACATTGTCTACGGCATGCTCTCGCGGCGCGCGCAGCACTGGATCGACCTGCTCGGCCACCTGTTCTTCCTGATGCCATTCGTGGTTCTGATGGTGATCTATTTCGTGCCCTATGTGTCGCTGTCCTTCCGCAGCGGCGAGATGTCGACCAATGCCGGCGGGCTGATCGTGTGGCCGGCCAAGGCCATCCTTCTGGTCGGTTTCTTCCTGCTCGCGCTGCAAGGGGTTTCCGAGATCATCAAGAAGATCGCCATCATGCGCGGCGACATGGACGATCCCAATCCCTTCGTGTCGGCGCATGACCAGGCCAAGCTCGAGGCGGAAGCGCTGGCCGAAGAGGCCAAGGCGATCGCGGGCGAGGTCCGTCCGTGA
- a CDS encoding TRAP transporter large permease has translation MEFIAQNMAPIMFASLVIFLLIGYPVAFSLAANGLLFFFIGVLVSPYSGGSINLAWPLLHALPDNFYGTRVMSNDTLLAIPFFTFMGIVLERSGMAEDLLDTIGQLFGPIRGGLAYAVVFVGALLAATTGVVAASVIAMGLISLPIMLRYGYDRRVASGVIAASGTLAQIIPPSLVLIVLADQLGRSVGDMYAGALIPGLVLTGIYVLYILIMSIVRPNSMPALPLEARTLGHGVISLLVALVVTGAISYAAYRYLAPNHGENADILGFAVGVIVIYVVAIADQRLGLNLMSKLAQQVVIVLIPPLALIFLVLGTIFLGIATPTEGGAMGAVGALIMAAMKGRLTRDVVNQALASTTRLSAFVLFILIGARVFSLTFYGVNGHIWVEHLLTSLPGGETGFLIGVNILVFVLAFFLDFFELAFIIVPLLAPAADKLGIDLIWFGVLLGVNMQTSFMHPPFGFALFYLRSVAARVPYLDRITGKQVAPVTTGQIYWGAVPFVLIQVIMIGLTIAFPQMVMRYKGPAVEPSTIDLKLPDMPSLSPLGTPPADNGAAPAKGGAPAAPSTPDLSQPPSFGDAPAKPAPAPDLSQPPKFN, from the coding sequence ATCGAATTCATCGCGCAGAACATGGCGCCGATCATGTTCGCTTCGCTGGTCATCTTTCTTTTGATCGGCTATCCCGTCGCCTTCTCGCTCGCCGCCAACGGCTTGCTGTTCTTCTTCATCGGCGTGCTGGTCTCGCCCTATTCAGGCGGGTCGATCAACCTTGCCTGGCCGCTGCTGCATGCGCTGCCAGACAATTTCTACGGCACCAGGGTGATGTCCAACGACACGCTGCTGGCGATACCCTTCTTCACCTTCATGGGCATCGTGCTCGAACGGTCCGGCATGGCCGAGGACCTGCTCGACACGATCGGCCAGCTGTTCGGGCCGATCCGCGGCGGCCTTGCCTATGCGGTGGTCTTTGTCGGCGCGCTGCTTGCCGCCACGACCGGCGTGGTCGCCGCTTCCGTCATCGCCATGGGGCTGATCTCGCTGCCGATCATGCTGCGCTACGGCTATGACCGCCGCGTGGCCTCCGGCGTCATCGCAGCCTCCGGCACGCTCGCCCAGATCATTCCGCCGTCGCTGGTGCTGATCGTGCTCGCCGACCAGCTGGGACGCTCGGTCGGCGACATGTACGCCGGCGCGTTGATCCCTGGCCTCGTGCTGACCGGCATCTACGTGCTCTACATCCTGATCATGTCGATCGTCCGGCCGAACTCGATGCCGGCGCTGCCGCTCGAAGCCCGTACCCTCGGTCACGGCGTGATATCTCTGCTGGTGGCACTTGTGGTGACGGGCGCGATTTCCTACGCAGCCTATCGCTACCTTGCGCCAAACCACGGCGAAAATGCCGATATCCTGGGCTTCGCCGTCGGCGTCATCGTCATCTATGTCGTCGCCATCGCGGACCAGCGGCTGGGACTCAACCTCATGTCCAAGCTGGCGCAGCAGGTGGTGATCGTGCTGATCCCGCCGCTGGCGCTGATCTTCCTGGTGCTGGGCACGATCTTCCTCGGCATCGCCACGCCGACCGAAGGCGGCGCCATGGGCGCCGTCGGCGCGCTCATCATGGCGGCGATGAAGGGCCGCCTGACGAGGGACGTCGTCAATCAGGCTCTGGCCTCGACGACCCGGCTTTCCGCCTTCGTGCTGTTCATCCTGATCGGCGCGCGCGTCTTCTCGCTCACCTTCTACGGCGTCAACGGCCATATCTGGGTCGAGCATCTGCTGACCTCGCTGCCGGGCGGCGAGACCGGCTTCCTGATCGGCGTCAACATCCTGGTCTTCGTGCTCGCCTTCTTCCTCGATTTCTTCGAGCTCGCCTTCATCATCGTGCCGCTCTTGGCGCCGGCGGCGGACAAGCTCGGCATCGACCTGATCTGGTTCGGCGTGCTGCTCGGTGTCAACATGCAGACGAGCTTCATGCATCCGCCCTTCGGCTTCGCGCTGTTCTATCTGCGTTCGGTGGCGGCCCGCGTGCCATACCTCGACAGGATCACCGGCAAGCAGGTCGCGCCGGTTACCACCGGCCAGATCTATTGGGGCGCCGTGCCGTTCGTCCTGATCCAGGTGATCATGATCGGGCTCACCATCGCCTTCCCGCAGATGGTCATGCGCTATAAAGGCCCCGCGGTGGAGCCTAGCACCATCGACCTCAAACTGCCCGACATGCCTTCGCTGTCGCCGCTCGGCACGCCGCCGGCGGACAATGGCGCGGCGCCGGCCAAGGGCGGTGCGCCGGCGGCGCCCAGCACGCCCGACCTGTCACAGCCGCCGAGCTTCGGCGACGCGCCGGCCAAGCCGGCCCCCGCGCCCGATCTCTCGCAGCCGCCCAAATTCAATTGA
- a CDS encoding zinc-dependent alcohol dehydrogenase family protein, which produces MRAIRLEAVGSIGLREVPKPVPGPEDVLVRIEACGVCGTDRHLFHGEFPCMPPVTLGHEFSGIVEAVGEAVSGIAVGDRVTGDPNIACGRCAHCHAGRVNLCSNLSAIGIHRDGGFADYVLMPQKQAFRLPANLKPTHGAFCEPLACCLHGIDLAAIRPGSSVAVLGGGVIGLLVVQLAKLAGATTVILSTRQASRRALAEELGATATIDPSASDPIAAIAGPTGLAPGGVDVVLECAGVRDTVEQSLRMARAGGTVVIVGVVPQGMKVEIEPFDLLFRELKVLGSFLNPFTHGRAAQLIASGAIEIDRLISRQVSLGEAPQVIASPPAPGEVKVLVMPGRG; this is translated from the coding sequence ATGAGAGCCATACGGTTGGAGGCAGTGGGCAGCATAGGGTTGCGAGAGGTCCCCAAACCCGTTCCCGGGCCGGAAGACGTTCTCGTGCGCATCGAGGCCTGCGGCGTCTGCGGCACCGACCGGCACCTTTTCCATGGCGAATTTCCCTGCATGCCGCCGGTGACGCTCGGCCATGAGTTCTCCGGCATCGTCGAAGCCGTCGGCGAGGCGGTGTCAGGCATTGCCGTCGGCGACCGCGTCACCGGCGATCCCAACATCGCCTGCGGGCGCTGCGCCCACTGCCATGCCGGCCGCGTCAATCTCTGCAGCAATCTGAGCGCCATCGGCATCCATCGCGACGGCGGCTTTGCCGACTATGTGCTGATGCCGCAGAAGCAGGCTTTTCGGCTGCCGGCAAATCTCAAGCCGACGCATGGCGCCTTCTGCGAGCCGCTGGCCTGCTGCCTGCACGGCATCGACCTTGCCGCGATCCGGCCGGGTTCGTCGGTGGCGGTGCTCGGCGGCGGCGTCATCGGCCTGCTTGTCGTGCAACTGGCGAAGTTGGCGGGCGCAACGACCGTCATCCTGTCGACAAGACAGGCCTCGCGACGCGCGCTTGCCGAGGAACTTGGCGCGACCGCGACGATCGATCCAAGCGCCAGCGATCCAATCGCGGCCATCGCCGGACCGACCGGCCTGGCGCCCGGCGGCGTCGACGTGGTGCTGGAATGCGCCGGCGTGCGCGACACGGTGGAGCAGTCGCTGCGGATGGCTCGTGCCGGCGGCACGGTCGTCATCGTCGGCGTCGTGCCGCAGGGCATGAAGGTGGAGATCGAGCCGTTCGATCTGCTGTTCAGGGAATTGAAAGTGCTGGGTTCCTTCCTCAACCCGTTCACGCACGGACGGGCGGCTCAGCTGATCGCCTCCGGCGCGATCGAGATCGACCGATTGATCTCGAGGCAGGTCAGCCTGGGGGAAGCGCCCCAGGTCATCGCCAGCCCGCCGGCGCCGGGCGAGGTCAAGGTGCTGGTGATGCCGGGCCGAGGTTAA
- a CDS encoding TRAP transporter substrate-binding protein, with the protein MDRRSFIRKAGASGVGAAAAAAALATPAIAQSNPKVTWRLASSFPKSLDTIYGGAEVFSKMLSEATDGNFQIQVFASGELVPGLQAADAAAAGTVEAAHTVAYYYWGKDPTWALGAAVPFSLNARGMNAWHYHGGGIDLFNEFLGAQGLFGLPGGNTGVQMGGWFRKEINSVADLSGLKMRIGGFAGKVVEKLGVVPQQIAGGDIYPALEKGTIDAAEWVGPYDDEKLGFYKVAPYYYYPGWWEGGPTVHLLFNKAKYEELSPTYKSLVRTAAQAADANMLQKYDYVNPPAVRRLVAGGAKLRPFSQEIMAACFEKANEVYAEMESNNAPFKKIWESIKAFRKEHYLWAQVAEYNYDTFMMVQQRNGKL; encoded by the coding sequence ATGGATCGTCGTTCATTCATTCGCAAGGCCGGCGCGTCCGGCGTGGGCGCCGCCGCCGCGGCCGCGGCACTTGCCACGCCGGCCATTGCGCAGTCCAACCCGAAAGTGACCTGGCGGCTTGCGTCATCCTTCCCGAAGTCGCTCGACACGATCTATGGCGGCGCTGAAGTCTTCTCCAAGATGCTGTCTGAGGCGACCGACGGCAATTTCCAGATCCAGGTCTTCGCTTCGGGCGAGCTGGTGCCCGGCCTGCAGGCCGCCGACGCCGCCGCCGCTGGCACCGTCGAAGCGGCGCATACGGTCGCCTATTATTACTGGGGCAAGGATCCTACCTGGGCGCTCGGCGCCGCCGTGCCGTTCTCGCTCAACGCGCGCGGCATGAATGCCTGGCACTATCATGGCGGCGGCATCGACCTGTTCAACGAATTCCTTGGGGCGCAAGGGTTGTTCGGCCTGCCGGGCGGCAACACCGGCGTCCAGATGGGCGGCTGGTTCCGCAAGGAAATCAACAGCGTCGCCGATCTGTCGGGCCTCAAGATGCGCATCGGCGGCTTTGCCGGCAAGGTCGTCGAGAAGCTCGGCGTGGTGCCGCAGCAGATCGCCGGCGGCGACATCTACCCGGCACTGGAAAAGGGCACCATCGACGCAGCCGAATGGGTCGGCCCCTATGACGACGAGAAGCTCGGCTTCTACAAGGTCGCGCCCTATTACTACTATCCCGGCTGGTGGGAAGGCGGCCCGACCGTCCACCTGCTCTTCAACAAGGCAAAATACGAAGAACTCTCCCCGACTTACAAATCGCTGGTGCGCACCGCGGCGCAGGCCGCGGATGCCAACATGCTGCAGAAATACGACTATGTGAATCCGCCGGCGGTGCGGCGGCTGGTGGCTGGCGGCGCCAAGCTCAGGCCGTTCAGCCAGGAGATCATGGCCGCCTGCTTCGAGAAGGCCAACGAGGTCTACGCCGAGATGGAATCCAACAACGCGCCGTTCAAGAAGATCTGGGAATCGATCAAGGCCTTCCGCAAGGAGCACTATCTCTGGGCCCAGGTCGCCGAATACAATTACGACACCTTCATGATGGTGCAGCAGCGCAACGGCAAGCTGTAG
- a CDS encoding gamma-glutamyl-gamma-aminobutyrate hydrolase family protein, whose protein sequence is MQQPLVAVSTDVRQFDNYTWHAAPQQYLEAAVAGAGVFPLLVPSFGDRLDLDELLSSVDGVMVTGSKSNVHPSLYGGDPSEANGPYDPARDATTLPLIRKALERGVPLLAICRGIQELNVALGGTLGTEIQEREGSLDHRAPVSDNQDERFGIHQTISIKPGSCLAGVFGAGEIKVNSLHRQAIDLLGPRLQVEALASDGTIEAVSVRDARAFAVGVQWHPEYWVKSDSNSDKIFRAFGDAVRLHAAARAGARAAAE, encoded by the coding sequence ATGCAGCAGCCGCTCGTCGCCGTCTCGACCGACGTCCGCCAGTTCGACAATTACACCTGGCACGCAGCCCCCCAGCAATATCTGGAAGCGGCCGTCGCGGGCGCCGGCGTGTTCCCCTTGCTGGTGCCGTCCTTCGGCGATCGGCTCGACCTCGATGAATTGCTGTCGTCGGTCGACGGCGTCATGGTGACGGGCTCGAAGTCCAATGTGCATCCTTCGCTCTATGGCGGGGACCCGAGCGAGGCCAACGGTCCTTACGATCCGGCGCGCGATGCCACCACGCTGCCGCTGATCCGCAAGGCACTCGAGCGCGGCGTGCCGCTTTTAGCCATCTGCCGCGGCATCCAGGAGCTGAACGTCGCGCTCGGCGGCACGCTGGGCACCGAGATCCAGGAGCGCGAGGGCTCGCTCGACCACCGCGCGCCGGTGAGCGACAATCAGGACGAGCGCTTCGGCATCCACCAGACGATTTCGATCAAGCCCGGAAGCTGCCTTGCCGGCGTGTTCGGCGCCGGTGAAATCAAGGTGAATTCCCTGCATCGCCAGGCGATCGACCTGCTGGGCCCCAGGCTCCAGGTCGAGGCTTTGGCTAGCGACGGCACGATCGAAGCAGTCTCCGTCAGGGATGCCCGCGCCTTCGCGGTCGGAGTGCAATGGCATCCCGAATATTGGGTGAAGTCGGACAGCAATTCCGACAAGATCTTCCGCGCATTCGGCGATGCGGTACGCCTGCATGCGGCAGCAAGGGCAGGCGCCCGCGCCGCAGCAGAATAG
- a CDS encoding outer membrane protein — MFPASAFAADVLSPAAPAAYEWSGFYAGVQLGYGWGKVDSHDSSIATGASDWADSWNSNGVLGGIHIGYNQAYDQFVLGAEADIEASGMSGSVDSAFAGNIKTRIDVQGSLRARLGYAMGPALLYATGGLAVAHFDTKYDDGGTTDSSSNTKAGWTVGAGVEYAFAPNWTTRVEYRYSDFGKFTDNPATDSSFLYPTHVTTNAVRVGFSYKF; from the coding sequence TTGTTTCCGGCCAGCGCTTTCGCCGCCGACGTGCTTTCTCCTGCTGCTCCGGCAGCTTATGAGTGGAGCGGTTTCTATGCCGGTGTTCAACTCGGCTATGGCTGGGGAAAAGTCGATAGTCACGATTCCTCGATAGCCACTGGCGCTTCCGACTGGGCCGACTCCTGGAACAGCAACGGCGTCCTCGGCGGTATTCATATCGGCTACAACCAGGCTTACGATCAATTCGTTCTTGGCGCCGAAGCCGACATCGAAGCCTCGGGAATGAGCGGCTCGGTGGATTCGGCCTTTGCAGGCAACATCAAGACCAGGATCGACGTGCAGGGGTCGCTGCGAGCGCGCCTTGGCTATGCGATGGGGCCGGCCCTCCTTTACGCCACGGGCGGTCTCGCCGTCGCTCACTTCGACACCAAATATGATGATGGCGGAACGACTGACAGCTCATCCAACACCAAGGCCGGGTGGACGGTGGGCGCTGGCGTCGAATATGCATTCGCACCGAACTGGACGACGCGCGTCGAGTATCGCTACAGCGATTTCGGCAAATTCACCGACAATCCGGCAACCGATAGCAGCTTCCTGTACCCGACGCATGTGACTACAAACGCCGTGCGCGTCGGCTTCAGCTACAAGTTCTGA
- a CDS encoding 2-hydroxyacid dehydrogenase — MTKAEGKLPVAILVPGDFNDHAVGRIDKAFKLVRIERADPGLVTDEMRATVRGIASYAGIDAAMIDALPDLEIIASFGVGYDSVDANHAAKRGVMVTNTPDVLTEEVADTAIGLLINTVRELYAAEKWLRDGDWVEKGNYRLSRLTLRGRSIGIFGMGRIGRAVARRLEAFGLPIAYHNRRKVEGLPYEYHATLKGLAEAVDTLICIAPGGAATEKAINAVILSALGSDGVLVNIGRGSTVDEAALAAALESGTIAAAGLDVFADEPNVPQALLDAPNTSLLPHVGSASDHTRRAMADLCVDNLVAWFTERRPLTSVPETLNVKARV; from the coding sequence ATGACCAAGGCCGAAGGAAAATTGCCGGTCGCCATCCTGGTGCCGGGCGATTTCAACGACCATGCCGTTGGCCGCATCGACAAGGCGTTCAAGCTTGTGCGGATCGAACGCGCCGACCCTGGGCTGGTGACGGACGAGATGCGCGCCACGGTGCGTGGCATCGCCTCCTATGCAGGCATCGACGCGGCGATGATCGACGCGCTGCCCGATCTCGAGATAATCGCCAGCTTCGGCGTCGGCTATGATTCGGTCGACGCCAATCACGCGGCCAAGCGCGGCGTCATGGTCACCAACACGCCCGACGTCTTGACCGAGGAGGTCGCCGACACCGCCATCGGCCTTTTGATCAACACCGTGCGCGAGCTCTACGCCGCGGAGAAATGGCTGCGCGATGGCGACTGGGTGGAGAAGGGCAATTATCGCCTGAGCCGGCTTACCTTGCGCGGCCGCAGCATTGGCATTTTCGGCATGGGCCGCATCGGCCGTGCCGTCGCCCGTCGCCTTGAAGCCTTCGGCCTGCCGATCGCTTACCACAACCGCCGCAAGGTCGAAGGCCTGCCTTACGAATATCATGCCACGCTGAAAGGCCTCGCCGAAGCCGTCGACACGCTGATCTGCATTGCCCCGGGCGGGGCCGCCACGGAGAAAGCGATCAATGCCGTGATCCTGTCGGCGCTGGGTTCGGACGGCGTCTTGGTCAACATCGGCCGCGGCTCGACGGTGGACGAGGCTGCGCTGGCCGCCGCCCTCGAGAGCGGCACCATCGCGGCCGCCGGGCTCGACGTCTTTGCCGATGAGCCGAACGTGCCGCAGGCTCTGCTCGACGCTCCCAACACCTCGCTTCTGCCGCATGTCGGCTCGGCGTCGGACCACACCCGCCGCGCCATGGCCGATCTGTGCGTCGACAATCTCGTCGCCTGGTTCACCGAGCGCCGGCCGCTGACGTCGGTGCCTGAGACGCTCAACGTCAAGGCGCGCGTCTGA
- a CDS encoding LacI family DNA-binding transcriptional regulator translates to MAQKIKLSTIADALGVSTATVSLALRDSPLVAGATRERIKEHARAIGYIYNRRAASLRTSRSGIVGVVVHDIMNPFFAEILRSIESELDRSRQTFILSNHYDQLEKQRTFIDTLLQLGADGVIMSPAIGTPAEDIIMAEENGLPAVLIARTVAGADVPVFRGDDAYGTALATNHLISLGHKRIAMVGGTDQTSTGRDRYQGYLNAMEAAGLEVKPSWRIPGPRTKQAGFEAAGQFLALKDRPTAACCWNDLVAIGLMNGIARAGLVPGVDISVTGYDDLEEAAIATPALTTVWNGQREVGRRAASALLDKLNGQAVRPSQELIKPELHVRQSTGKPVERA, encoded by the coding sequence CTGGCACAGAAGATCAAGCTTTCGACGATCGCGGATGCGCTCGGCGTCTCCACGGCAACGGTATCGCTGGCGCTGCGCGACAGCCCGCTGGTTGCCGGCGCCACGCGCGAGCGCATCAAGGAGCACGCCCGCGCCATCGGCTATATCTACAACCGCCGAGCCGCCTCGCTGCGCACATCGCGCTCCGGCATCGTCGGCGTCGTCGTGCACGACATCATGAATCCGTTCTTCGCCGAGATCCTGCGCTCGATCGAAAGCGAGCTCGATCGCAGCCGCCAGACCTTCATCCTGTCCAACCACTACGACCAGTTGGAGAAGCAGCGCACCTTCATCGACACGCTGCTGCAGCTCGGCGCCGACGGCGTCATCATGTCGCCGGCCATCGGCACGCCGGCCGAGGATATCATCATGGCCGAGGAAAACGGCTTGCCGGCGGTGCTGATCGCGCGCACCGTCGCCGGCGCCGACGTGCCGGTGTTCCGCGGCGACGATGCCTATGGCACCGCACTGGCCACCAATCATCTGATCTCGCTCGGCCACAAGCGCATCGCCATGGTCGGCGGCACCGACCAGACCTCGACCGGCCGCGACCGCTACCAGGGCTATCTCAACGCGATGGAGGCGGCCGGCCTGGAGGTGAAGCCGTCCTGGCGCATTCCCGGGCCGCGCACCAAGCAGGCGGGTTTCGAGGCCGCGGGACAGTTTCTGGCGCTGAAGGACAGGCCCACCGCCGCCTGCTGCTGGAATGATCTGGTCGCGATCGGGCTGATGAACGGCATCGCGCGCGCCGGCCTTGTGCCGGGCGTCGATATCTCCGTGACCGGCTATGATGATCTCGAGGAGGCGGCGATCGCGACGCCGGCCCTGACCACGGTCTGGAACGGTCAGCGCGAGGTCGGCCGCCGCGCCGCGAGCGCCTTGCTCGACAAATTGAACGGGCAGGCGGTGCGGCCCTCGCAGGAGCTGATCAAGCCGGAATTGCACGTGCGGCAGTCGACCGGCAAGCCGGTGGAGCGTGCATGA
- a CDS encoding DMT family transporter, which produces MLCVYVCFTFLDTSSKYLVLAGVSALIVAWTRFTVHVLLVGLFLRGWREPARFRANNLPAHILRGCMLFGSTMFNILALKTLQLAETTSIYFFGPMVITALAGPLLGEWAGWRRWLAILTGFVGVLIITRPGVGVFGIGHLFALCSMLSNSFYVIMTRRMSATETSESLILFSALAPSVLLAPMLAFSPALPHGGFQWLIVLMLGVFGAGGHYLLVRAYRLATTTQLAPYPYSQMVWMIISGWLIFHQFPDRWTLLGAAIIVASGLYIIHREHRLRVRNSASLDTEAEALAKKL; this is translated from the coding sequence ATGCTTTGCGTCTATGTCTGCTTCACCTTTCTCGACACCTCCAGCAAATACCTGGTGCTGGCCGGCGTCTCGGCGCTGATCGTCGCCTGGACCCGTTTCACCGTGCATGTGCTGTTGGTCGGCCTTTTCCTGCGCGGCTGGCGCGAGCCGGCACGTTTTCGCGCCAACAACCTGCCGGCGCATATCTTGCGCGGATGCATGCTTTTCGGCTCGACCATGTTCAACATCCTGGCGCTCAAGACGCTGCAGCTGGCGGAGACCACGTCGATCTATTTCTTCGGCCCGATGGTCATCACCGCGCTTGCCGGGCCGCTGCTCGGCGAATGGGCGGGCTGGCGGCGCTGGCTGGCGATCCTCACCGGCTTTGTCGGTGTTCTGATCATCACCCGGCCCGGCGTGGGCGTGTTCGGCATCGGCCATCTATTCGCGCTCTGCTCGATGCTGTCGAACAGTTTCTACGTCATCATGACGCGGCGCATGTCGGCGACGGAAACGTCGGAAAGCCTGATCCTGTTCTCGGCGCTGGCGCCGTCGGTGCTGCTGGCTCCGATGCTTGCCTTCTCGCCTGCGCTGCCGCACGGCGGCTTTCAATGGCTCATCGTCCTGATGCTGGGCGTCTTCGGCGCCGGCGGCCACTATTTGCTGGTCCGGGCCTATCGTCTGGCGACCACGACGCAGCTCGCGCCCTATCCCTATTCGCAGATGGTGTGGATGATCATTTCCGGCTGGCTGATCTTCCACCAGTTCCCCGATCGCTGGACGTTGCTGGGTGCTGCCATCATCGTTGCCAGCGGCCTCTACATCATCCACCGCGAGCACCGGCTTCGCGTCCGCAACTCCGCCTCGCTCGACACCGAAGCCGAGGCGCTGGCGAAAAAACTTTGA
- a CDS encoding DUF2000 family protein — MFDTKIAIVLREDLPVWQKLNVTAFLTSGIVAQFPEIIGEAYRDRAGNLYNPMSIQPVIVLSADAATLGTIHSRALERGVTTSAYVEEMFSTGHDVANRAVFAEFAPDDARIVGIALRGDKKLVDKITKGARMHG, encoded by the coding sequence GTGTTCGATACGAAAATTGCAATTGTCCTGAGAGAGGACCTGCCGGTGTGGCAGAAGCTCAACGTCACCGCGTTCCTGACCAGCGGCATCGTCGCGCAGTTCCCCGAAATCATCGGCGAGGCCTACCGTGACCGCGCCGGCAACCTCTACAACCCGATGTCGATCCAGCCGGTCATCGTCCTCTCGGCCGATGCGGCGACGCTGGGCACGATCCATAGCCGGGCATTGGAGCGCGGCGTGACGACGTCCGCCTATGTCGAGGAGATGTTTTCGACCGGCCATGATGTCGCCAATCGCGCCGTCTTCGCCGAATTCGCGCCGGACGATGCCAGGATCGTCGGCATCGCCTTGCGCGGCGACAAAAAGCTAGTCGACAAGATAACCAAGGGCGCCCGCATGCACGGCTGA
- a CDS encoding AraC family transcriptional regulator, with amino-acid sequence MAQALGEEAKAGLERSCADAANGDRIVSAPGGSGLERIEARFHGNAFELHRHDTYAIGVTLHGVQRFHYRGALQHSLPGQAIVLHPDELHDGGAGTEDGLRYRILYLEPSLLLDCLGGEPLPFVRDAVVDDPALRDTLLSALAPLDEALGDLFVADFVAQLAQQLKRHAGQPAKSTGKTAFRAAALARDYLEENAERPVRSDELEAVTGLDRYALSRHFRATYSTSPHRFLLMRRLQRARRMIAEGEALAEIAAAAGFSDQSHFNRHFKKAFGLTPGRWAALVSA; translated from the coding sequence ATGGCGCAGGCTCTAGGCGAAGAAGCGAAAGCAGGTCTTGAACGTTCGTGCGCGGATGCGGCCAACGGCGATCGCATCGTTTCGGCGCCGGGCGGCTCGGGCCTCGAACGCATCGAGGCGCGCTTCCACGGCAATGCCTTCGAGCTGCACCGGCACGACACCTATGCCATTGGCGTGACGTTACACGGCGTGCAGCGCTTCCATTATCGCGGCGCGCTGCAACACAGCCTGCCGGGCCAGGCGATCGTGCTGCACCCGGACGAATTGCACGATGGCGGCGCCGGAACGGAAGACGGCCTGCGCTACAGGATCCTGTATCTGGAGCCGTCCCTGCTGCTCGACTGCCTCGGTGGCGAGCCGCTGCCTTTCGTCCGTGACGCCGTGGTCGACGATCCGGCGCTGCGCGACACGCTGTTGTCGGCGCTGGCGCCGCTGGACGAAGCACTCGGCGACCTGTTCGTGGCGGATTTCGTTGCGCAGCTGGCGCAACAGCTGAAACGCCACGCCGGACAGCCGGCAAAGTCGACAGGCAAGACCGCATTCCGTGCCGCCGCGCTTGCCCGCGACTATCTGGAGGAAAATGCCGAGCGGCCGGTGCGCTCCGATGAGCTGGAAGCCGTCACCGGCCTCGACCGTTACGCGCTGTCGCGCCATTTTCGCGCCACCTATTCGACCAGCCCGCATCGCTTCCTGCTGATGCGGAGACTGCAAAGGGCGCGACGGATGATCGCCGAAGGAGAGGCGCTGGCGGAGATCGCCGCTGCCGCCGGCTTCAGCGACCAGAGCCATTTCAACCGGCATTTCAAGAAGGCGTTTGGATTGACGCCAGGGCGCTGGGCGGCGCTGGTAAGCGCGTAA